A DNA window from Lagenorhynchus albirostris chromosome 5, mLagAlb1.1, whole genome shotgun sequence contains the following coding sequences:
- the PSMD2 gene encoding 26S proteasome non-ATPase regulatory subunit 2: MEEGGREKAPLQPQQPPATSPGGGDEKPSGKERRDAGDKDKEQELSEEDKQLQDELEMLVERLGEKDTSLYRPALEELRRQIRSSTTSMTSVPKPLKFLRPHYGKLKEIYENMAPGENKRFAADIISVLAMTMSGERECLKYRLVGSQEELASWGHEYVRHLAGEVAKEWQELDDAEKTQREPLLTLVKEIVPYNMAHNAEHEACDLLMEIEQVDMLEKDIDENAYAKVCLYLTSCVNYVPEPENSALLRCALGVFRKFSRFPEALRLALMLNDMELVEDIFTSCKDVVVQKQMAFMLGRHGVFLELSEDVEEYEDLTEIMSNVQLNSNFLALARELDIMEPKVPDDIYKTHLENNRFGGSGSQVDSARMNLASSFVNGFVNAAFGQDKLLTDDGNKWLYKNKDHGMLSAAASLGMILLWDVDGGLTQIDKYLYSSEDYIKSGALLACGIVNSGVRNECDPALALLSDYVLHNSNTMRLGSIFGLGLAYAGSNREDVLTLLLPVMGDSKSSMEVAGVTALACGMIAVGSCNGDVTSTILQTIMEKSETELKDTYARWLPLGLGLNHLGKGEAIEAILAALEVVSEPFRSFANTLVDVCAYAGSGNVLKVQQLLHICSEHFDSKEKEEDKDKKEKKDKDKKEAPADMGAHQGVAVLGIALIAMGEEIGAEMALRTFGHLLRYGEPTLRRAVPLALALISVSNPRLNILDTLSKFSHDADPEVSYNSIFAMGMVGSGTNNARLAAMLRQLAQYHAKDPNNLFMVRLAQGLTHLGKGTLTLCPYHSDRQLMSQVAVAGLLTVLVSFLDVRNIILGKSHYVLYGLVAAMQPRMLVTFDEELRPLPVSVRVGQAVDVVGQAGKPKTITGFQTHTTPVLLAHGERAELATEEFLPVTPILEGFVILRKNPNYDL; this comes from the exons ATggaggagggtggcagggagaaggCACCGCTGCAGCCCCAGCAGCCCCCAGCGACGTCCCCCGGTGGCGGGGATGAGAAGCCGAGCGGCAAGGAGCGGCGGGATGCCGGAGACAAGGACAAAGAGCAGGAGCTG TCTGAGGAGGACAAACAACTTCAGGATGAACTGGAGATGCTCGTGGAACGACTGGGG GAGAAGGACACGTCCCTGTACCGACCAGCCCTGGAGGAGCTGAGGAGGCAGATTCGTTCTTCTACAACTTCCATGACTTCAGTGCCCAAGCCTCTCAAATTTCTGCGTCCACACTATGGCAAACTGAAGGAGATCTATGAGAACATGGCCCCTGGGGAGAATAAG CGTTTTGCCGCTGACATCATCTCTGTTTTGGCCATGACCATGAGCGGGGAGCGTGAGTGCCTCAAATATCGTCTAGTGGGCTCCCAGGAGGAATTGGCATCATGGGGTCATGAGTATGTCAG GCATCTGGCAGGAGAAGTGGCTAAGGAGTGGCAGGAGCTGGATGATGCAGAGAAGACGCAGCGGGAGCCACTGCTGACCCTGGTGAAGGAGATTGTCCCCTACAACATGGCCCACAATGCAGAGCATGAGGCCTGCGACCTGCTTATGGAAATTGAGCAGGTGGATATGCTGGAGAAAGACATTGATGAGAATGCATATGCAAAGGTCTGCCTCTATCTCACCAG TTGTGTGAATTACGTGCCCGAGCCTGAGAACTCCGCCCTACTGCGTTGTGCCCTGGGTGTGTTCCGAAAGTTCAGTCGCTTCCCTGAAGCACTGAGATTGGCATTGATGCTCAATGACATGGAGCTGGTAGAAGATATTTTCACATCCTGCAAGGACGT GGTTGTACAGAAGCAAATGGCATTCATGCTAGGCCGACATGGGGTGTTTTTGGAGCTGAGTGAAGATGTGGAGGAGTATGAGGACCTGACAGAGATCATGTCCAATGTGCAGCTCAACAGCAACTTCTTGGCTTTAGCTCGGGAG CTGGACATCATGGAACCCAAGGTGCCTGATGACATCTATAAAACCCACCTAGAGAACAACA GGTTTGGGGGCAGTGGCTCTCAGGTGGACTCTGCCCGCATGAACCTGGCCTCCTCTTTTGTGAACGGCTTTGTGAATGCAGCCTTTGGCCAGGACAAGCTGCTGACTGATGATGGCAACAAATGGCTTTACAAGAACAAGGATCATG GAATGTTGAGTGCAGCTGCATCCCTTGGCATGATTCTGCTGTGGGATGTGGATGGTGGCCTTACCCAGATTGACAAGTACCTGTACTCTTCTGAGGACTATATCAAG TCAGGAGCCCTCCTGGCCTGTGGCATCGTGAACTCTGGTGTCCGAAATGAATGTGACCCTGCTCTGGCACTCCTCTCAGACTATGTCCTCcacaacagtaacacaatgagACTTGGTTCCATCTTTGG GCTTGGCTTGGCCTATGCTGGCTCCAATCGCGAAGATGTTCTAACACTGCTGCTACCTGTGATGGGAGATTCCAAGTCCAGTATGGAG GTGGCAGGTGTGACAGCTCTAGCCTGTGGAATGATAGCAGTGGGATCCTGCAATGGCGATGTCACTTCCACTATCCTTCAGACCATCATGGAGAAGTCAGAGACTGAGCTCAAGGACACTTACGCCCGTTGGCTTCCTCTTGGACTGGGCCTCAACCACCTAG GGAAGGGAGAGGCCATTGAGGCCATCCTGGCCGCGCTGGAGGTTGTGTCAGAGCCATTCCGCAGTTTTGCCAACACACTGGTGGATGTGTGTGCCTatgcag GCTCTGGGAATGTACTGAAGGTGCAGCAGCTGCTCCACATTTGCAGCGAACACTTTGACtccaaggaaaaggaggaagacaaagacaaaaaggaaaagaaggacaaGGACAAGAAGGAAGCCCCTGCCGACATGGGAGCACATCAG GGAGTAGCGGTGCTGGGGATTGCCCTTATTGCTATGGGGGAGGAGATTGGTGCAGAGATGGCTCTACGAACCTTTGGCCACCTG CTGAGATATGGGGAGCCTACACTCCGAAGGGCTGTGCCTTTAGCACTGGCCTTAATCTCCGTTTCAAATCCACGACTCAACATCTTGGATACCCTAAGCAAATTCTCTCATGATGCTGACCCAGAAGTTTCCTATAACTCCATCTTTGCCATGGGCATGGTGGGCAGTG GTACCAATAATGCCCGTCTGGCTGCGATGCTGCGCCAGTTAGCCCAGTATCATGCCAAGGACCCCAACAACCTCTTCATGGTGCGCTTGGCACAG ggCCTGACCCATTTAGGGAAGGGCACACTCACCCTCTGCCCCTACCACAGTGACCGGCAGCTTATGAGTCAAGTGGCCGTGGCTGGGCTGCTCACCGTGCTTGTCTCTTTCCTGGATGTCCGCAACA TCATCTTAGGCAAGTCACACTATGTATTATATGGGCTGGTGGCTGCCATGCAGCCCCGAATGCTGGTCACATTTGATGAGGAGCTGCGGCCATTACCAGTGTCTGTCCGCGTGGGCCAG GCAGTGGATGTGGTGGGCCAGGCCGGCAAGCCCAAGACCATCACAGGGTTCCAGACACACACAACCCCAGTATTGCTGGCTCACGGGGAGCGGGCAGAATTGGCCACTGAGGAGTTCCTTCCCGTCACCCCTATTCTAGAAGGTTTTGTTATCCTTCGGAAGAACCCAAACTATGATCTCTAA